From a region of the Apis cerana isolate GH-2021 linkage group LG13, AcerK_1.0, whole genome shotgun sequence genome:
- the LOC107996980 gene encoding uncharacterized protein LOC107996980, with protein sequence MFSCFIFLIYYLSQRVLDETFKFFDTPYNGDWYDLPLPIQKLLLFIIQGRKKPILLSICGIFVPTYEMLLMQYKLTWSCFIMLYSIQK encoded by the exons atgttttcgtgtttcatttttctcatcTACTACTTGTCGCAACGTGTTCTCGACGAAACGTTCAAGTTCTTTGATACTCC GTACAATGGGGATTGGTATGATTTACCTTTACccatacaaaaattattactttttatcatacaaggaagaaaaaaaccgatattattatcaatttgtgGAATATTCGTGCCTACGTACGAAATGTTACTTATG CAATACAAATTGACATGGTCCTGCTTCATAATGCTGTACTCTATTCAAAagtaa